One Formosa agariphila KMM 3901 genomic window, TAATTGAACATCATAACTTAAACAACATTCACGACATCTGGCCAAATCTACAAGTATACACCTCTGGAGGTGTTGCTTTTAAACCTTACGAGAAAAGTTTTAATGCCTTAATGGGGAAACCCATTACAGTTATAGACACCTATTTGGCTTCAGAAGGATTTATTGCTTTTCAAGCTCGACCAGAAACAACATCTATGCAATTGGTAACAGACAATGGTATTTATTTTGAGTTTGTGCCCTTTAAACCAGAGTATATATTAGAAGATGGTTCTTTAATTCCAGATGCGCCATCTATAACTTTAGCAGATGTAAAACTAGATGAAGATTACGTATTAATTATTAGCACCGTGTCTGGAGCATGGCGTTATATTATTGGCGACACGATTATGTTTACTGATATTGAACGTGCAGAAATAAAAATAACCGGACGCACCAAATTCTTCTTAAATACAGTAGGCTCTCAACTTTCTGTGAATAAAATGAATGATGCTATGCTTCATTTAGAGGAGCAATTCGATATGAAAATTCCTGAATTTACCATTTGTGCAAAGGAATTTGAAGACGGATTTTATCATTGTTGGTATATAGGTACAGAAGATACAGCTAAGGATTCTAGTAAAATAACAGAAGCCCTTGATAATTTTTTAAAGGATGCTAATAAAAATTATGCCGTTGCCCGATCCAAAGCGCTTCAAGGTTTAAAAGTAAAACTAATTAAACCCGAAATATTTTCCGATTGGAATGCAAAAAACAAAAAGAAAGGCGGACAAGTAAAAATGGAACGCGTTATGAATGAGGACAAGTTTAAAACGTGGGAAGAATTTGTAAACCAATAAGATTTATTGTATTTCAAGCTTTTTATCGCGCTCTTCAATTAGCAACATAATTTCTTCTGGAGATAGGTAATAACGTTTAATTCTATCTTTATAGCTATCAGGAATGTTAGCGTTATCTAGAATGAAGTTTTTTGTGGCAATAATATAATCTTCCATACCATGAATAATCGCAAACGAATCGGCATTACGCTCGGCTTCTCTTATAAATTTGCCTGAAAACAAGTATTTAAATCCAAATATAATAAGACCAAAAGTAGAACGATTCTGATAGTCGCAGATATGCCCTAACTCATGCCCTAACCAACCAATAATTACGTTAGACGGAATTAGTTTGGTTGAGAATTCGGAGTTTGATATTTTAATTTTCTTACTGATAAATATGACATAGCGTCTCCCCTTTTTTCCTTTTAATAAACTAGAAAATTGAGGTTGCGCTTGCATGGTCGATTTCTTGATTTCTTTTTTAAATCGGATATCAATCTCGACATCTTGCAATTCTGGATAAAAGGCTAAAGCAGCTCTAGCTTCTTTTTCTATAGATTCTGGTACAGTATGTTTATTTGAAATAGATACAGTAGGCATAGTTTGGGATTGAAATAGAATGACACTTAGAATTAAACAACATTTTAAAAGTAAAGTCTTCACGGTTCTATTCATTTGATGGCCTTTGAGCTGAAACCTCATTTTGAGTATTTCCTCCTAAAAATCCTTCAGGAAAATCCAAGGTGCGAATTGGGAATGGAATATTAATATCGTTAGCATCGAATTCAGCTTTAATTGCTATAATCGCTTCAGATTTCGCTTTAGCAACTTCTAATGCTGATGTAGATTTTATCCAAAAACGCGTTTCAAAATTAATAGAACTATCTGCAAATTCATTATACATAAATAACACTTCTTGCTTACTGGTTACCGCATCAAAGCGTTCCACAATGGTTTTCACAACTAAATCTCTTACAAATTTTAAATCGGAATCGTAATGCACACCACATGTTAAGATTACACGAGATTGTGCTGTGGTTGAATAGTTTTTTATAGGACTATCTACAACCATTTTATTTGGAATATACACCAGATTATTATCTGATTGTTTTAAGGTTACCGAACGTAAATCGATATTAGTAATCTCACCTTCGTAACCATTACTCTCTATCCAATCTCCATATTTAAAAAAGTGAATATAAGATAGCACCACACCAGAATAGAAATTAGCTAAAGCCCCTTGTAAGGCCAAACCAACAGCTAAACCTAATACTCCGGCACCCGCTAAAACAGTATTTAGAGCTTTATCTAGATTTAAGATTCCTAATACAATAAAAAGCCCAACAATTATAACAATAGCAGATACTAGCTTTGAAATCAAGTTTTTCATTGACCGTTGCATACTACTTCTATCTAATAATTTTAAAACGAGTTTATTAATCTGTTTCGACAGAAATAATACGAAAGTGAATACAATTATGGCGATAATAAAGTTCGGAAGTGCTAGAATAATACTATCGAACCAATGGTCTAGCTTAGATAACATCTTAGACCAAGCTTCTAATAATTTGTCTTTCATTTTACGAGTGTTCCTTTTTTATTTTAAGGGATTGATAAGGTACTAAAATAAATTAAAACCATTTAACGCAATCCGTTTTTATATAAACACCATCAAATAACCTCATAAAAGCCAAAAGGTTAAACCACAATTAGCAAAGCTATTTTACAACTGGTTTTACCGATTTTATTTAATTAATCGCTTAACAAGCGAACTTAATGTTAAACCTTGCACTAAAATTGAAAACACCACCAGCATATAAGTAATTACTAAAAACAACTCCCGATGCATTTCACTAGACAAACTTAAGGCTAATGCAATGGAAATTCCGCCACGCAAGCCTCCCCAAGTCATAATTTTATCGGTTTTAGGAACAAAATCTAAACGTTTCTCGAACATACTTATCGGTCCATATAACGATACATATCGGCTAATTAAAGCAATAGGAATTGCTAGTAATCCTGCAAAAATATAAGTCCACTGAAATTCTAAAACCAACATTTCCATACCTATTAAAACAAACAATATGGTGTTTAAAAGAATATCTACAAGTTCCCAAAATTTATCTACATAGTTTTCGGTAATTTCAGACATTGCCGATCCTCTTACTGTATCGTTACCAACAACTAATCCAGCTGTTACCATAGCCAAAGGTGCCGATAAATGAAATTCTTGTGCAATTACTGTTCCTACCATTACTGTAGATAATGTAATAATAACCTCTACATCGTAATCGTCTATAGATTTCATTAAGCGGTATGTTAAATACCCTAAAAGCAATCCTAAAACAACTCCACCTAAAACTTCACGTACAAATAATTCTATAACTTCAGAAACTTCAACGCCACCACCTCCTGTAGCACTAGCTATTTGAAAAATGGTTAAAAATACAACAACACCTACCCCATCATTAAACAATGATTCTCCAACAATTTTGGCTTCCAAATCTTTAGGTACACCTACTTTTTTAAGAATTCCAAGCACGGCAATAGGATCGGTTGGCGAAATTAAAGCTCCAAAGAGCAAGCAGTAAATTAAATCTACATCTAATCCTAAAAGCATTAAAACTCCATACATTAATCCGCCAATAAAAAAGGTAGAAAGCAAAGTTCCAACAGTGGCAAAAACAAAAACAGGCCAGCGTTGAATGCGTAATTGTTCGAAATTAGTGTGTAATGCCCCAGCAAAAAGCATAAAACTCAGCATAATATCTAACAAAACAGTTTCGAAATCTATTTCTGTAATTAACTTCCGTTCGGCCAACAACAGTGTTTTATCTATAGTACCAATAGCCAGTACAACCAAAGTAAACACTAAAGTGATAAACATTAAACCAATGGTATTTGGCATTTTTAAAAACCTCACATTTATATATCCAAAAACTGCAGAAAGAAAAACTAAGGTGGTAATAATTACAAAATAATCCATAGGTTGGTTTTAAGAAGACTAAAATAAATCATAAAAAAGCATATTAACAAGACCTTAGTAAATTCAATTTCAGAAAACAGTAAATTAGCTGTAAACTATAAAACAAACATCCGACTTATTATAAGGATTCCGATTTTTAAAAATTCAACAGAACTAAAAAATTTAATACCATGCAAAAAACATATTACGACCCAGCCGACTTAAAAAAATTTAGTAAAATATCTGAATGGAATGAAGAATTAGGAGAAAAATTCTTCGACTATTATGGTAAAGTTTTTGAAGCTGGCGCGTTATCTGAACGTGAAAAATCTTTAATAGCCTTGGCTGTTTCGCATACCGTACAATGTCCATATTGTATTGATGCTTATACAGGCGACGCATTACAACGTGGTATTACTAAAGAAGAAATGATGGAAGCTTTACATGTATCGGCAGCGATTCGTGGCGGCGCCTCTTTGGTACATGGTGTACAAATGATGAATAAAGTAAATAAACTAGAAATGTAAATTTCTGAACTTAATAAACATCTATTATTGATTACGGATACAGATAATTATTAACTGAGATTAATTTACCTAATTAAAGTCTGAGTCTTTAAATCGAATAGAATTCTAATATATTAGTATATTTTTGTTCAGATTGATTTAAGAAATCACAACACGATGATATTTTTGAAATAGTTTTAATCTGATAAAAAAAATCATCCCTTACGAGAACAACACGATACATGATGCAACAATCCCTGCATAAACGCGAAAATAAATTAGCCCAAAGCAACAAACAATTAGAAGTCCTTTCGAACGGTATTTTTAGAAACGGGGAATTACCCACATTTAAATCTAAACTTTCAGAAACAGGACAATCTCAACTTACTGCAGGCACTGTAGAAATTCTTCAAATTAATGTGGGATACATGTGCAACCAAGTGTGCGAACATTGCCATGTAGATGCTGGTCCAGATCGTAAAGAGATTATGACTCGAGACACTATGCAGCAATGCCTTGATGTTATAAAAACGACTAAAGCACATACTTTAGATTTAACTGGAGGCGCTCCAGAAATGAATCCTAATTTTAAATGGTTTGTAGAAGAAGCCTCTAAAGCAGGAATAAAAGATTTTATTGTGCGTTCTAATTTAACCATTATTCGAGCCAATAAGAAATATTACGATTTACCAGAATTTTTTAAAAAGCATAACATTCATGTGGTGAGTTCTATGCCACATTGGACTAAAGGTAAAACCGATAAACAACGTGGCGAAGGTGTTTTTAATCAATCTATTCAGGCTTTAAAAGATTTAAATGCCGTAGGCTACGGAATGCTAGGAAGCGATTTAAAATTAGATTTAGTTTACAATCCGTCGGGCGCCTTTTTACCAGCCAATCAAGCGGCGATGGAAAAAGATTTTAAGCATGCTTTACTAGATGATTTCGATATTCAGTTTCATCACTTATTTGCCATTACCAATTTACCTATCAGTCGTTTTCTAGATTATTTAATTGCTTCAGAAAATTATGAAGATTATATGTATGCTCTAGTTGAAGCTTATAATCCGCAAGCTGTAAAAAGCGTGATGTGTATTAATACATTATCGATAAGTTGGGATGGTTATTTATACGATTGCGATTTTAATCAAATGTTAGAACTACCCGTAAATAGTAACGTAAAACATATTTCAGACTATAATGAAGACCTACTAAATGGCCGACAAATTGTAACCTCTCAGCATTGTTATGGCTGTACTGCAGGTGCAGGAAGTAGTTGTCAAGGTAGCGTAATCTAAATTATACAAAAACATTTAAGATGGGATTTTTAACCAGCAACGACACAGAACATGACGATGAAGCCATAGCAACATTTCATTTTCCAACCTCTAAAAAAGCGCTTATTATTTTCGCTAGGAACCCGGAATTAGGAAAGTGTAAAACGCGATTAGCAAAAACTATTGGCGATGAAAATGCATTAGACATTTACAGAACACTACTACAACATACCGCTGATATTGCAACAGGAGTTAAAGCTGATAGCTTTGTATTTTATTCTGAGCATATTCATAAAAACGATACGTGGGATGACAATACTTTCAGAAAAAAATTGCAACAGGGTGACGATTTAGGTGAACGCATGAGCCATGCTTTTTCAGATTTGTTTCAGAATAATTACCAGAAAATTATTATTATTGGTAGCGATATTTTAGACTTAACTACAGCTAGTATTAATGATGCTTACAATCAATTAGAGCATCACGATGTTGTAATTGGCCCTGCAAAAGATGGTGGATATTACCTTTTAGGGATGAAAACATTGCACAGCAGTTTATTTGAAAACAAATCTTGGGGTACAGCAACAGTACTAAAAGATTCGCTTAAAAATTTAGAGAACAAATCGGTACATTTACTTGAAGAATTAAATGATATCGATACATTTGAAGATATAAAAGAATATCCTCAATTTAATAAATACAGTAAACATTATGATTAAGTACATAAACGAAACCACAGAATATTTACAAAACAGAGGTTTTGAAAAGCCTGAAATTGGTATTATTTTAGGCACTGGATTGGGAAAATTATTAGACGATGTTACTATAATTCACGAAGTGAGCTATAACCAAATTCCTTATTTCCCTACTGCAACCGTCGAATTTCATAAAGGAAAATTAATCTACGGCGAATTAGAAGGAAAAAAAGTTATTATCATGCAAGGCCGTTTTCACTTATACGAAGGCTATACTTTAAAAGATATTACCTATCCTGTACGAATTATGAACCAATTAGGTATACACACCCTTTTAGTGTCTAATGCTTCTGGTGCTGTTAACTTAGAATACGACAAAGGCGATTTAATGTTAATAGACGACCATATTAATTTACTTGGTGGTTCGCCACTAGCTTTTAAAGGGGTGTCTAAACTTGGTGAACGCTTTGCTGATATGAGCGCACCTTACGATAAAGACATTAATACTAAGTTTAAAGCCATAGCTAAAGCCCACGATATTACATTACGTGAAGGTGTTTACGCAAGTATGTTAGGACCGCAATTAGAAACACGTGCAGAATATAGAATGCTTAAAATTTTAGGTGCCGATGCTGTTGGTATGAGCACGGTTCCAGAAATAATTGTAGCCAATCACTTAAAGCTAAAAGCCGCTGCCGTTTCTGTAATTACAGATAAAGGTGACCCTGATAATTTACACCCTGTAGATATTAAAGAAATTATTGAGGTTGCTGAAAATGCAGAACCTAAAATGATTACACTGTTTAAAGAACTTATAAAAACACTTTAATTTTATAGTTAACTAAGAACATAATTAAAACACATACACATCTTGTTTTAGCTCAATAAATTTGGGACTAAAAACAAGATGTTTTTTATATGGAAAAATACATTGACATCATACAAAATTCGTATTCCGGATATTGGCGCTATTTAAAACACGAGCTCATATCTATTAACCATTGGGATAATTATTTCTATGGTCTTATCATTATTTCGTTAGTGGTTTGGGGATTAGAAATTGCATTTCCATGGCGCAAAAATCAATCTGTTTTTAGAAAAGATTTTTGGCTGGATACGTTTTATATGTTCTTCAATTTTTTTCTTCTTAATTTAATTGTCCTAATCGCGCTCTCAAATACAGTCTCCGAACTGTTTAACGATGCCCTTTCGGTAGTTGGATTATCACTTTCTAGTTTTCAATTTATTAGTATTTCAGAATTACCAAAAGCTCTCGGACTTTTTATCTTTTTTATAGTTAGCGATTTTGTACAATGGAACACACACAGACTTTTACATCGTATTCCAATATTATGGGATTTTCATAAAGTACACCATTCGGTTAAAGAAATGGGATTTGCTGCGCATCTCCGTTACCACTGGATGGAACCTGTACTTTACAAATCTTTATTATACATACCCATCGCCATTATTGGAGGTTTCGATGCACAGGACGTAGCCTTTGTACACTTTTTCAGTATTGCTATTGGGCATTTAAATCACGCCAACTTAGGCTGGAATTACGGTCCTTTAAAATACATTTTAAACAATCCTGAAATGCACATTTGGCACCATGCTAAAGAATTACCTCCACACTCTATTTATGGTTCAAATTACGGCATTACATTAAGCCTTTGGGATTATCTTTTTAAAACAGATTATATTCCGCATAACGGAAGAGATATAGAATTAGGATTTCATGACGACGACAAATTTCCTAAAGATTTTATAAGTCAGGAATTATATCCGTGGTCGCAAAAATCAGAAAAAAAGAAATCGTAATTAAGCACACCGCTCTCCCAAAATGTGGTTTATGTTAAAAACTAATAAAGTTTACTTAATAAAATTTTAAAGTGCATTCATCGTGTAGTGATTTCATCTACTTTCACACAAAACTACCATATGAAACACCACTACTTTTTAATCTTAACCTGTCTTATTTTTTGTTATTCGGGGGCAATTGCTCAAACAGAATTTCATGCTAGAGTTATAGACTCTACAACACAAGACCCTATTGCTTTCGCCACCATATCTTATAATAACACAACGGGTGTAATAAGTAACGATGTTGGCCAATTTCAGGTTCAAATTAACACCTCTATTACCGAACAAGACTCTTTATTTTTTAGTTGTTTGGGTTATGAATCTAAAATTTTGTCTGCTCAAACATTTCAAGATAGTTTGGTGTATTTAAATCCAAAATCTATTGAATTGAACGAAGTCATGCTGTTCAATAAAAATTATACAGTCGACCAGATTATTGAAAAAGTTGAAGATAATTTAGAAAAAAATTACAGCACTAATTTCGAAAAAAGCAAATTGTTTTTTAGAGAAACTTACGAATCTACTATTCTTAGAAAATCGATTAAAATAAAGGAATCTACAATTCCAGAATTTAATCAGGAGTTAACCGATAGTATTTTAAATGATGTACCTATACACTCCTCACAATACACAGAAGTTCTAGGTGAACTATACAAAAACAGAACAAACACAGATCAAGATACCATTACCAAGTTAGACATTTTAAAAGCTTCAGAATTATACGATAAAAACAATCAAATGACATTTGAAGCGTATGAAAAAAAACTAAATGCCATTGTTAAAAAACGGGTAAAACGCGACTCTTATTTTAAAATTAAATCTGGATTATTTGGCACAAAAACAGAAATAGATTCGTCCTTATTTCAAAGTGAAACAGATCAAAATGCAGAAGCCTTTTTAGAAGCTGAAAAGAAGAAAGAAGAAGACAAGAAAAAGAATTTCTTAAAATATCGAAAATGGACTGCAAACAGTATTGAAACAAACAGTTTTGTAAACAAGAAATCTTACTTAAACTGTATACACAAATCTAATCGTTACGAATTCGAACTAATAGACTATTCGTTTTTAAATGACCAATATGTATATAAAATTGAATTTAAACCCAAACGAAGCGAAGATTACAATGGTATTTTATATGTAAACACAGACGATTTCGCAGTAATTAGAATTGATTTTAAAAATGTAAAATCATTAAAAACTTTTAAATTATTAGGGGTTGCATTAGATGTGTATTTAAAACAAGGGAGCTTAATTTATGCTAAAAATGATGCAGGAACGTACAGTTTAAAATATGCCGAAATAGAAGGTGCAAATAAAACAAGTGTAAACAGACCTCTAAAAATTATAGAAAAAAACAAACATGTTAGTGGCCGCAGAAAACAAAACGAACTTTCTGCCGACATTAATTTTATCGTTACAAACCGTTACAAACGAGAAATGGTCGTTTTTGAAAACGAAACCATTACAGAAACCGACTTCAAGACTTTTAAAGAACAAGCAGACGTAAAACCTATTTACCTTCCTGCTTACGACCCCGAATTTTGGAAAGGTTATAATATTATTGAACCAAATCAAGCCATAAAGGCATTTAAAAGCATTGAAACCGAAGAAAATTAAAAATCTTCGAAAGGAATTTTATTTTATTCAGACTATTGAGGTTATTGCACAGGGATTTAGTAAAAATAAAGCTTACTAAATCTAATTGCATGAGGAAGAAATTATATCCAAATAACCCATTATATTTGCCTAGTATTTCCAGAACACCCAATATGTCCCTAATTAAAGTTATTATTCCGGCTTATAACGAAGCCGATTCCATTGCAAAAGTAATTCACGATATTCCTAAGAGTGTTCAAGAAATTATTGTTGTTAGCAACAACTCGACAGACGCTACCGAACAAAATGCTAAACAAGCAGGAGCAACTGTTTTAACCGAAACCAATAAAGGCTACGGTTATGCCTGTTTAAAAGGCATGGATTATATTGCTAAGCAAACTACAAAACCAGATATTATTGTATTTTTAGATGGCGATTATAGCGATTATCCAGAGCAATTAACAGAGCTAGTCGCTCCTATTCTAGAAGAAAATATCGATTTTGTAGTTGGTGCACGCGTAAAAAAACTGCGCGAACCAGGCGCGATGACCGTGCCACAAGAGTTCGGAAACTGGTTAGCAACTAGTTTAATGCGCTTATTTTTTAATTCTACATTTACAGATTTGGGGCCTTTTCGCGCTATAAAATACAGTAAACTACTAGAATTAAACATGTTAGACAAAACTTATGGTTGGACGGTAGAAATGCAATTAAAGGTTTTAAAGCAACACATGTCCTATCGTGAACTTCCTGTAAAATACAGAAATAGAATTGGGGTCTCAAAAGTTTCAGGGACAATAAAAGGTGCTATATTTGCAGGCATAAAAATTCTCTATTGGATTTTTAAATACAGTTTCAAAAAATGATTTTAGAAATTATTACAATTGCCATATACTCAACGTCTTTAGCATTAATATTCATGTATGCTTTAGCCCAGTTGAACCTATTATTTAACTATCTCGCTGCGCATAAAAAGAAGAGCCAATTGCCGCCTTTAGACCTTTCTAAAGATAAAGACGTACCAACTGTAACTATTCAACTACCTGTGTTCAACGAAATGTATGTTATGGATCGCTTGTTAGAGAATATTGCAATCATGGAATATCCAAAAGACAAATTGGAAATTCAAGTGCTAGACGATTCTACAGACGAAACCGTAAAAACAACACGCGCGCATGTCGAAAAATTAAAAGCTACAGGTTTAGATATTACGCATATTACGAGAACAGATCGTAGCGGATTTAAAGCAGGAGCACTTAAAGAAGGTTTAGAAATTGCAAAAGGTGAATTTATCGCCATTTTCGACGCCGATTTCTTACCAGAATCCGATTGGTTATTACGTACACTTCCCTATTTTAAGGATAAAAATATTGGTGTGGTTCAAACCCGTTGGGGGCATATTAACCGCGAATACTCATTACTTACTAGAATTCAAGCTTTTGCTTTAGACGCCCATTTTACTTTAGAACAGGTGGGTAGAAACAGTAAAGGCCACTTTATAAATTTTAACGGTACAGCTGGAGTTTGGCGTAAAACCTGTATTCTAGACGCTGGAAACTGGGAAGGCGACACCCTTACCGAAGACCTAGATTTAAGTTACCGCGCGCAACTTAAAAACTGGAAATTTAAATATCTAGAAGATGTAGAAACGCCAGCCGAACTTCCTGTAGTTATTAGTGCGGCACGTTCGCAACAATTCCGTTGGAATAAAGGTGGTGCAGAAAACTTCAGAAAAATGCTTAAACGCGTTTTAAAATCCGATAATATTTCTGGAAAAACAAAACTGCATGGTGTCCTTCATTTATTAAACAGTACCATGTTTTTAAACGTGTTTATTGTAGCCGTTTTAAGCATCCCGATGTTGTATATTAAAAACGAATATGCACATTTAAAACCATACTTCTACGTCATGAGTTTCTTTGTAGTAAGTAGTGTTATTTTCTTTATCTGTTATTGGTTTATGTATAAAAACATTTATGGCGGTGGAGTCAAAAACTTCATTAAATATATCGGTATGTTTTTTACGTTTTTCACAGTAGCCATGGGCTTTTCTTTACACAATTCTATTGCTGTTTTAGAAGGTCATGCAGGTAAACGAAGCGAATTTGTACGTACACCAAAATTCAATATCAGCACTATAAAAGACAGCTGGAAAGACAATAAATACATCAAGAAAAACATCTCTGTAAATGTCATTTTCGAAGGCTTATTAACCTTGTATTTCGCTTTTGGAATGTATAGCGCCTTTGTAGTAGGCGATCAGGGTGGCGATTTCGGACTGTTTCCATTCCACCTAATGTTATTTTTAGGTTTCGGCTATGTCTTTGTAAAGTCGGTAACGTCTAAAGCTTAAATACATTTGGGCGTTCCCCAAGGGGCGCGCTTTCCGTTACAATCTTTTGCAAAAAAGCAAAAGGATTTTCACTGCAATCCCTAACGCAAAAATCACGATAATTAGACCATTTTTCTTAAAAATCAATGACATAATAATCGTGATTTTTTATGGTTATAAGTATCTTTGTAATACAACGCTAACACGCAATCTAGCTATTAAATTTCAGAGATAATATGAAGGTATATAAACGTAAAAACAGATTATCCGCCCAAGAATATATAGACGGTGTATTAAGTGGAAGTCGCGTTATACTTTCACGTGCCATTACCATAATCGAAAGTAATTTAGAAAGTGACAAAGTCATTGCTAAAGAAATTATTCAGGCTATTTTACCGCACTCTGGAAAATCCATCCGCATTGGTATTACAGGCGTTCCTGGCGTTGGAAAAAGCACCTTTATAGAAGCTTTTGGTAAGCACTTAACTCAGTTAGGCCATAAAGTGGCCATTTTATCTATCGACCCGAGTAGTCAGCGTTCCAAAGGAAGTATTTTGGGCGATAAAACGCGTATGGAAGAACTCAGCAATAACGAGAATGCTTACATCCGTCCGTCCTCTACAGGAGACACCCTTGGTGGTGTAGCCAATAAAACAGGAGAAACCATGCTCCTTTGCGAAGCTTCTGGCTACGATGTTATTTTAGTTGAAACCGTTGGTGTAGGCCAATCGGAAACAGCAGTTCATGGCATGACCGATTTCTTTCTTTTATTAATGCTCGCAGGCGCAGGAGACGAACTTCAAGGCATTAAAAAAGGAATCATGGAAATGGCCAATATGGTAGTAATTAATAAAGCCGATGGCGATAACATTAAAAAAAGTGAAATGGCACGTTTGCAATATCAAAATGCCTTACATATTTTTCCGCAACCAGAATCAGGTTGGACTCCCGTAGTTACCAAAGCCTCTTCAACCAAAAACACAGGAATAGATACCGTTTGGGAACAGGTTTTAAAATACAAGGCACTTATAGACCAAAATGGTTATTTCCTCGAAAATAGAAATCAACAAAACATAAAGTGGATGTATAACAACATCAACGAAGAATTAAAACACCTGTTTTACGGTTCGCCAGAAATTAAAAGCAAGCTTTCCGCATTAGAGCATGATGTTGTATCTTCACACATATCACCCGTAAAAGCGGCTCAATCTATTATGGAGTCTTTTAAAAAGATAAGTAAAAAAATCTAAAATAAAAGTAATGTTATTCCACATTATATGGTGTATGTAAAGCAGTTAAACAAGTATACACTTTATCTCCGTTCACTACCGACAACTGAAGTTCATAAAGTCTTTGATTATTCGGAATCGTAAGATATAATTCTTTTTCATTACTAATTTGCTCTATAGCTAACCGATTCCCATACTTATCCTTCTTAACTAATAACCACTCATATTCCAAATCGCCTCGTTCTGGAATAATCCAATCATCATTTTCATTTAGTAACAATACATGATAAATAAGCACACTTTTAGGATACGCTAATTTCGCAGGTTTAAGAATATTAATTTTAAGGGCATCATTTACGCCTTTGTTACTTGAAGACGATAATGCA contains:
- the meaB gene encoding methylmalonyl Co-A mutase-associated GTPase MeaB, translating into MKVYKRKNRLSAQEYIDGVLSGSRVILSRAITIIESNLESDKVIAKEIIQAILPHSGKSIRIGITGVPGVGKSTFIEAFGKHLTQLGHKVAILSIDPSSQRSKGSILGDKTRMEELSNNENAYIRPSSTGDTLGGVANKTGETMLLCEASGYDVILVETVGVGQSETAVHGMTDFFLLLMLAGAGDELQGIKKGIMEMANMVVINKADGDNIKKSEMARLQYQNALHIFPQPESGWTPVVTKASSTKNTGIDTVWEQVLKYKALIDQNGYFLENRNQQNIKWMYNNINEELKHLFYGSPEIKSKLSALEHDVVSSHISPVKAAQSIMESFKKISKKI